The Streptomyces sp. NBC_00483 genome contains the following window.
CACCGGGTGCGCCGGGTCGACGACCTGGTTCGTCGGCTCCACGAAGATGACAGGACCGGTGGGCCGGGTGAACGAGTTCCCGCGGATGGTGAGGTCGGCCACCGGCCCGGACTCGTACCACTGGTAGGCGTCGGCGGAGACGTAGACGCTGGCCATGGACATCGCGTCGAACCGGTTGCCCGTGATCCGGACCGGCTTGCGGGTGGTGACCAGGATGCCACGGGTCGGTACGTTGCGGAACACGTTGCCGGAGATGACGACCGAAGGTGTGGCCGTGATGTTCTCGACGACCGTTTCGTCGATCTTCACCCCGTCGGGGACGGGGCGGTCGAAGGTGACGGTCATCGTGGTCAGCGGCTTGTCGTGGTCCATTCCGCTCGGACCGTCCACCGCGGTGACCTTCGCGTGCGCGTCCTTCAGCGGGGACATCGTGGTCTTGGTGGCGAACTCGGCCTCGTCGCCCGGCGCGAACTGCGGGAATCCGGCGGTCTGAGGGTGTTCGTAGGCGAGAGTGAGAGTGTTCGGCCCCGGCTTCCCGACGACCTGGAGGTAGGTGCCGTGGATGTTGATCGGGTCGTCGTGCGGCCCGTCGAAGACGCTCCGGGTGATCGCGACCTTCCCCTTCACGCCGGACATTTGCACGAAGTCCGCGAAGGACGCCGTCGACCGGCCGGACCTCGGATCGGGGGCGAAGTTCACCTTGTCGATGGCGATGTTCTCGCTGAACTGACCTACTACACCGAAGGATTGGAGGTAGTAGGCGTTCATCGAGCGCATCGTGACGTCCTTCGACTGCCAGATGAACGCGCCCGGCTCCGTCCGCTCGATGAGGCGCATCTGGTAGACGAGTCCGGCGTCCGACGGACGTGCCGTGGTGCCGTAGTCGATCCGGATCCGGCGGCCGCCGAGGTCGGTGACCGAGGCGACGTCGTTGAACAAGGGGTTGTCCCCGCGCCAGGTGCGTTGCGCCTCGGGGTCGTGGATCTGCGTGTACTGGAGTCCGTCGACAC
Protein-coding sequences here:
- a CDS encoding right-handed parallel beta-helix repeat-containing protein, whose product is MALALLIGGGSPVSAVPTQTPRPVVVDADEYGADPTGRTDSAPAVAAALRHAKTLDRPTRIQFSRGTYQLYPERAEKRELYVSNTVGADQRYRDKRIGLLVEDMHDVTVDGGGAKLIYHGLQTAFASIRSTGVTFQNFSFDYAAPEVIDATVTDTGVTDGHAYRVLKIPAGSPYRVDGTHITWRGEKSPATGKPYWSGVDGLQYTQIHDPEAQRTWRGDNPLFNDVASVTDLGGRRIRIDYGTTARPSDAGLVYQMRLIERTEPGAFIWQSKDVTMRSMNAYYLQSFGVVGQFSENIAIDKVNFAPDPRSGRSTASFADFVQMSGVKGKVAITRSVFDGPHDDPINIHGTYLQVVGKPGPNTLTLAYEHPQTAGFPQFAPGDEAEFATKTTMSPLKDAHAKVTAVDGPSGMDHDKPLTTMTVTFDRPVPDGVKIDETVVENITATPSVVISGNVFRNVPTRGILVTTRKPVRITGNRFDAMSMASVYVSADAYQWYESGPVADLTIRGNSFTRPTGPVIFVEPTNQVVDPAHPVHRNISVEDNAFDIGDVTVVDAKSVGGFAFTGNTVRRLAGAAQPPYTSPLFVFHGSSGIRIAGNHYDKGLNTSVVTD